CCATGGGTACCAGGCAGCGACGTCGGAGGCGGCCTAGAAGCTGCCGGGCAGGACAGGCCCGGTGTTCTGCAGAACTTCCTCCGTCAGGGCGCCGGGTGATCCCCGCTTCTCTCGCGTAACTGTAATAACAAGCTGCTTTTCTGTTACAGAAACTACCAAGAGGAGAGGCAGGGCATCTTACCTCTCCCCCGCGTCGGTCCTGTTTTCCGTGGGTTCCGGGCCGAAAAGGGAAGGCGTATAGACCTCAAAGAGTATTCTCTTGGAAAATTTGTCAGAAGAGGACTTCTTGTTGACCGAGCAGCGCGAACCTGAATGCGCATTGGGGAGAACGCAACTGTAAGGGGTGCCCTTCCACTCAAGGCGTAATTCGGACAAACGCTATAAGCGGCTTTTTCTCGGCCTTGAAGTTAAGGTACCGCGCCCTGCCTGACCGATTGATGCAGGACTTCAGCGGTGACCTATGGCCCGGTGCGACAGCCACACCACTGGGTTGCGCGATTCTGTTTCTGAAACAAATGACTAAGACAAGGACAGCCGAGCTATGCTGGACCGGAGGACAGCAGAAGTGGAGAAACCCGAGACAGACAGTCCAACCATTCGGGATGTGGCCAAACACGCCGGCGTGTCGGTGGCGACCGTGTCACATTCCCTCAACCACCAGGTGGGGATTTCCGAAGAAACCCGGCAGCGCGTCTTCTCGGCGGCGAGCGAGCCGGGGTACAACCTGGGCAACCTGCGTCAGCCTCAGGGACCGCAACGGCTCAAGCGCGTGACCTTTCTGCACCGCCGCCTGCCAGAGGGCGTGGGCCGCAATCCCTTCTATTCCCATGTGCTCCAGGGCGTCGAGGACGCGTGCCGGGCCGAGAAGCTGGGGCTGTCCTACAGCTCGCTGGGCCGCGAGGACCGGCTGCCGCTGCCCGAGCTGGTGGCGCGCCAGGAGGCGGGGGGACTGGTCTGCGCCGGCTATTTCGGGTCCGAGCAGCTCCGGGGGATCCTGGCCCTGGCCCTGCCCACCGTGCTCGTGGACCATTAGGCCCTGGGCTTTGCCTGCGTCAACAGCGACAATTTCGGCGGGGCCTACCTGATGACCAAATACCTGATCGAGCGGGGCTACGGCCGCATCGCCTTTATCAGCGGTCCGCAGACCCACTACAGCATCGCGCAGCGGGTGCAGGGCTATCGCCACGCCCTGTTGGCCCACGGCCTGATCCCGCACCCGCACCTGGAAGTCCCGCGCGCTCCGCTGGATGAGGAGGAAGGCACCGAGAGCGCGGTGCTGCGGCTGCTGGGCCAGCAGGAACGGCCCGACGCCATCTTTGCCTTCAACGACGCCACCGCCCTACAGGCGCTCCGCACCTGCCAGATGCAGGGGCTAAGGGTGCCGGAGGACACCGCGGTGGTGGGCTTCGACGACCTGTCGAGCGCTCCTTTGTCCTTCCCACCCCTGACCACCGTGCGCGTTGATAAGGAGGCGCTGGGTTCACGGGGGGTGGAGGTCCTGCTCAACCCCGCCTCTGCCGGTACCCTGATCACCCTGCCCGTTTCGCTGGTGATTCGGGAAAGCGCGGTGGGGGCCGGGCCACGTTCTGCAGACTCCCGGTGAACCGCTGACGAAGCGAAGGTGGGGTCCGAGGAGACGG
The sequence above is a segment of the Deinococcus hopiensis KR-140 genome. Coding sequences within it:
- a CDS encoding LacI family DNA-binding transcriptional regulator is translated as MAKHAGVSVATVSHSLNHQVGISEETRQRVFSAASEPGYNLGNLRQPQGPQRLKRVTFLHRRLPEGVGRNPFYSHVLQGVEDACRAEKLGLSYSSLGREDRLPLPELVARQEAGGLVCAGYFGSEQLRGILALALPTVLVDH
- a CDS encoding substrate-binding domain-containing protein, which gives rise to MGFACVNSDNFGGAYLMTKYLIERGYGRIAFISGPQTHYSIAQRVQGYRHALLAHGLIPHPHLEVPRAPLDEEEGTESAVLRLLGQQERPDAIFAFNDATALQALRTCQMQGLRVPEDTAVVGFDDLSSAPLSFPPLTTVRVDKEALGSRGVEVLLNPASAGTLITLPVSLVIRESAVGAGPRSADSR